In one Sphingobacterium daejeonense genomic region, the following are encoded:
- a CDS encoding SusC/RagA family TonB-linked outer membrane protein: MGSSHANSGSVYPSGELFVYNIGLQQTGRVSGNVTNSNGNAISGATISVPALGISTSSNSAGRYSLELPSGEHTLKVSFISFASQERKVTVSPGSTQEVNISLLENSDDIDEVVVVGYGTSKKTDVTGSTSTISTKQFENAPATRIDQLLQGQASGVDVKSTNGAPGAPTTIRIRGSRSITATNEPIYVIDGIVDPSGTSLNSINPSDIESINILKDASTTAIYGSRASNGVILVTTKKGVAGRDIVRFSTNQGFSQLPRKLDLMNAREFAEFINEALVFGNKPPLYSNIDSLINKIGDGTDWIDAVTETAPFSSYDASASGGAGGDRGYTYFISANLLDQNGIIKNTGFKRYQGRINLKKKFGSRINMGVSTNISREQHKISSLNFGTNTGWSSSFIFLPPTMPIYKEDGSYETYNPIWYTGGHINNPVAVLDKVKNERAINNILTNAYLEFELLKDLKLKSTLGINFINQRGNYYSPTDMPQNVFNNTLFGSANSDIYNTLGLINENTLNFKRSFGEHTLDLLAGTSYQTKRVDRLYGAGSNLTNDITQYNNLGLTELQFRGLASGLDENTIISFLGRANYNYGGRYYLTLTGRADGASNFAIGKKWGIFPSGAAKWRISEESFFKESEIKEIISELAVRASYGISGNQGIANYQSLASLPSNPNSYIFGGQQTLGYTQGNLANKDLSWETTAQFDAGLDMHFFNGRINLTADYYDMKSRDLLLTVQLPSQTGYTSRLINLGRSQTKGFDFSLSGEVLHKGDFSWQANLNVSTNSQQVTDIGPLSKVFLDAGIGYGVTTSYLQKGYPIGGNFGLEYVGTWKNQQEIDAELAKPIEEREFVSHNSHYLPGGQKYRDYSPDGQININDYHYLGQANPKVFGGIGSSFNYKRLSMDVFFQFSQGAKMYNAMEFFNGSGSSLTNQFHYFVNRWSPENPTSEIPKVESRDNIASTRLLQDASFIRLKSAQIRYSLGGLILPHIIKDMDVFASGTNLFLWTKYRGFDPEVNSSGGSSTIIANDNGNYPNGRVITFGVNLTL; the protein is encoded by the coding sequence ATGGGTTCCTCTCACGCTAATAGCGGTTCAGTATACCCCTCGGGCGAATTATTTGTTTACAATATTGGCTTACAGCAGACTGGTCGCGTCTCTGGTAATGTTACCAATAGTAATGGTAATGCGATTTCCGGAGCCACGATAAGTGTACCCGCGTTGGGAATATCCACTTCCTCAAATAGTGCTGGAAGATACAGCCTAGAATTACCTTCAGGGGAACATACCTTGAAAGTAAGTTTTATATCCTTTGCAAGCCAAGAAAGGAAAGTTACGGTTTCGCCCGGTTCAACTCAAGAAGTGAATATTTCGTTATTGGAGAATAGTGACGACATCGATGAAGTTGTGGTTGTGGGTTACGGTACGTCAAAAAAAACTGACGTTACAGGATCGACGAGTACAATTTCTACCAAGCAGTTTGAAAATGCTCCAGCTACAAGAATCGATCAATTACTACAAGGTCAGGCCTCTGGAGTAGATGTAAAATCGACTAATGGCGCTCCCGGTGCTCCTACAACCATTAGGATCAGGGGTTCCCGATCTATTACCGCAACGAATGAACCCATATACGTCATTGACGGAATCGTGGATCCAAGCGGCACTAGTTTAAACTCCATCAACCCAAGTGATATCGAGAGCATCAATATTCTAAAGGATGCTTCGACTACAGCTATTTATGGTTCAAGGGCTTCCAATGGAGTAATTTTGGTCACGACCAAAAAAGGTGTAGCCGGCAGGGATATCGTTAGATTTTCGACAAACCAGGGGTTTTCCCAGTTACCTCGGAAATTGGATTTAATGAATGCTCGTGAATTTGCTGAATTTATCAATGAGGCTTTAGTTTTTGGGAATAAACCACCTTTATATTCCAACATAGATTCATTGATTAATAAGATAGGCGATGGAACGGACTGGATTGATGCTGTTACGGAAACAGCTCCATTTTCCAGTTATGATGCTTCCGCATCTGGTGGTGCAGGAGGAGACCGAGGCTATACCTACTTTATATCTGCAAATCTATTGGACCAAAATGGGATCATCAAAAACACTGGATTCAAAAGATATCAAGGGAGGATCAATTTAAAGAAGAAATTCGGTTCCCGTATAAATATGGGTGTAAGCACAAATATCAGCAGAGAACAGCATAAGATAAGTAGTTTAAATTTTGGAACTAACACCGGTTGGTCATCTTCCTTCATTTTCTTACCTCCGACAATGCCTATTTACAAAGAAGATGGCTCCTATGAAACGTATAATCCGATCTGGTATACAGGTGGCCACATCAACAATCCGGTTGCAGTATTGGACAAGGTGAAAAATGAAAGGGCAATAAATAATATCTTGACCAATGCTTATTTAGAGTTTGAATTGTTGAAGGATCTGAAATTAAAATCCACCTTAGGTATTAATTTCATCAATCAGCGCGGAAATTATTATAGTCCGACCGACATGCCTCAGAATGTTTTCAATAACACTTTGTTTGGTTCTGCCAATTCGGATATCTATAACACCCTTGGTTTAATCAACGAGAACACTCTAAATTTCAAGCGCAGCTTTGGAGAGCATACTCTGGATTTATTGGCGGGTACCAGTTATCAGACTAAGCGTGTGGATCGTTTATATGGAGCCGGCAGTAATTTGACAAATGATATTACGCAATATAATAACTTAGGGTTGACGGAGCTACAATTCCGTGGTCTTGCCTCAGGTCTGGATGAGAATACGATCATTTCATTTTTGGGCAGGGCGAATTACAATTATGGCGGCCGCTATTATCTTACATTGACGGGCCGTGCCGACGGTGCGTCTAATTTTGCTATTGGCAAAAAGTGGGGCATTTTTCCGTCAGGTGCGGCAAAGTGGCGGATTTCGGAAGAATCTTTCTTTAAGGAATCAGAAATAAAGGAAATTATTTCAGAGCTTGCAGTAAGGGCAAGTTATGGTATTTCCGGGAATCAGGGAATAGCCAACTACCAATCTCTGGCTTCCCTGCCTTCCAATCCAAATTCCTATATATTTGGAGGTCAACAGACCCTTGGATATACTCAGGGGAATTTAGCAAACAAAGATTTAAGCTGGGAGACTACGGCACAATTTGATGCTGGCTTAGACATGCATTTTTTCAATGGACGGATTAACTTGACAGCGGATTACTATGACATGAAAAGCCGTGATTTATTGTTGACTGTTCAATTACCCTCACAGACTGGATATACGAGTAGGTTGATCAATCTTGGGAGGTCTCAAACCAAGGGTTTTGATTTTTCATTATCAGGCGAGGTATTGCATAAGGGAGATTTCAGCTGGCAGGCGAACCTGAATGTATCGACAAATAGTCAACAAGTAACCGACATTGGTCCGTTGAGCAAGGTTTTTCTGGATGCAGGAATAGGTTATGGAGTGACGACAAGTTATCTTCAGAAGGGATATCCAATCGGGGGAAATTTCGGGTTGGAGTATGTTGGGACTTGGAAGAACCAACAGGAGATCGATGCGGAACTTGCAAAACCTATTGAAGAGAGGGAGTTTGTTTCACATAATAGCCATTACCTTCCTGGCGGGCAGAAGTATCGGGACTATAGTCCAGATGGTCAGATCAACATCAATGATTATCATTATTTGGGGCAGGCCAATCCCAAGGTTTTTGGCGGAATTGGAAGTTCCTTTAACTATAAAAGGTTGAGCATGGATGTCTTTTTTCAATTTAGCCAAGGTGCCAAAATGTACAATGCTATGGAATTCTTCAACGGTAGTGGATCCTCCCTGACCAACCAGTTTCACTATTTTGTGAACCGGTGGTCCCCTGAGAATCCAACATCAGAAATTCCGAAGGTTGAATCAAGGGACAATATAGCTAGCACGAGATTATTGCAGGACGCATCCTTTATCAGGCTTAAATCTGCTCAGATCCGATATTCCCTTGGCGGATTGATCCTTCCTCATATTATCAAGGATATGGATGTTTTTGCAAGCGGCACAAATTTATTTCTATGGACGAAATACCGTGGGTTTGACCCGGAGGTAAACAGTAGTGGTGGCAGTTCGACCATCATCGCTAATGACAATGGAAATTATCCCAATGGCCGAGTAATCACATTTGGAGTCAACTTAACACTTTAG
- a CDS encoding RagB/SusD family nutrient uptake outer membrane protein → MKTTSKLYKIGAFLALLVGSAYLTSCEKSLDEEAKTFINPDDFFSNETQCIQAVNGVYETLYDIYSSPDYWRMVDLGTDVAYSKDVNSSVQNYEYGSGNTGTGNLWLNAFAGIKNSNLVISRVSKAPIDGAIKDRVIGEAKFLRALYYFNLSNTFGAVPLWTDEIVIESISSLERSSLEDVRKQIVKDLSEAEGVLPLSYPSSDVGRVTKGAAQTLLAKVYLYAKDWKNAKATAEKVVNSGTYSLMSDYSQLFDVNTGFKNNQESIFEVQYLREPTSNKNTRTHSMISYYIPQRDAGKSTYAGVDFGKLVVDGWSVFFANSQIGDHV, encoded by the coding sequence ATGAAAACAACATCTAAACTATATAAAATCGGAGCATTTTTAGCTCTCTTAGTAGGGAGTGCCTATTTAACTAGCTGTGAAAAATCATTGGATGAGGAGGCAAAGACCTTTATCAATCCTGACGATTTCTTCAGCAACGAAACCCAATGTATCCAAGCAGTCAATGGAGTTTATGAAACATTATATGACATCTACAGTTCACCGGATTATTGGCGGATGGTAGATTTAGGTACTGATGTTGCGTACTCGAAGGATGTTAATTCGTCGGTTCAGAATTACGAATACGGATCAGGCAATACAGGCACGGGCAATTTATGGTTGAATGCCTTTGCGGGCATCAAGAATTCCAATTTGGTGATTAGCAGAGTTTCGAAAGCCCCTATTGATGGTGCGATAAAAGATCGAGTTATCGGGGAGGCCAAGTTTTTAAGAGCTTTGTATTATTTCAATTTATCGAATACTTTTGGTGCAGTCCCACTATGGACAGATGAAATCGTTATAGAATCAATCTCATCCTTAGAGCGAAGCAGCTTAGAAGATGTTAGAAAACAGATCGTCAAAGATTTGAGTGAAGCAGAAGGAGTGTTGCCCCTGTCTTATCCGAGCAGCGATGTAGGGCGAGTAACTAAAGGAGCGGCCCAAACCTTATTGGCCAAAGTTTATCTTTACGCTAAGGATTGGAAAAATGCCAAGGCAACAGCCGAGAAAGTAGTGAATTCGGGCACTTATTCACTTATGTCAGATTATTCACAACTATTTGATGTTAACACTGGCTTTAAAAACAATCAAGAGTCTATTTTTGAGGTTCAGTATCTGCGTGAGCCCACTTCAAACAAGAATACCCGCACCCATTCTATGATTTCCTATTATATTCCACAGAGGGATGCTGGCAAAAGCACCTATGCCGGGGTTGATTTCGGGAAATTGGTGGTTGATGGTTGGAGTGTATTTTTTGCCAACAGCCAAATTGGTGACCATGTTTGA